AATGGCCGGATAGTGTGCCGGTCGCCCGATGCTGTGCCGCCGCAAGGCTGTGCAGGTAAGTTGGTCCATCTCCACACGGTAGTATAGCCTATACCCCTTTGTTTTGGATAGGCGCTGCCGGTTCATCCGTCTGATGCTGGCCAAGCCACATATCATGAAATACCGGGAATTGTTGGTTAGCTTGCCCTGATTGCTGTTTCGCGCCATACCTACCCTGAATTGTGAGGGTAGATATGACGGATCAAGCTAACTACTGGCCTGTAGCTGTATCGGGGATATCGGCTCTGATCGCATCGGGTGCACTTTGGGTGACCTTTAATAAGTATCGCATGGACATGTATGATCGGCGTTTTTCCATTTATACAGCCACACTTGATTTGTATTTTGCTATTACCTCAGATGCCAAAGCCGATTTGGGTGACAAGGCAAAGCCGTTCATTAAGGCTTGTCGGGAGTCTCAATATCTCTTTGACGATCGAAGTGGTATTTACGAAACTTTGGAGCAATTTCGCACTGAGTATAACAAGCTGAAGATTTCAAGAGACGAGGCGGCAAAACCCATAGGTCGGCGTAGCCCTCAGAAAGTGGATGCTGCTCTGGGTAGCCCTATAATTCTTGAAGATAAATTGAAGAAGCTGGAGGGGCTGATGATGCCCTACCTTACTTATCGCATGATCGATTGGCCGTCTTGCATTCGCTATTTTGGGAAGAAGCGAGCGAAGTTTGACCGCTAAGTGGGGCAAAGAATTGCACCTGCATTACGCCGAAAGGTTGGCTGGTACTTGCCTTTGCTGTGGGGCAGCGTAGTCGCCTGACATGCGGATCTGTCCTGCACCAGAGACCGAGGATGCAACCAGTCTCTTGAAACAACCCTACGCTACGTATCTTGTGGGGTGTTCGATGCCGTGCCGGTGGTTCGGTCCGTTTGCAGGCGCTGTGATCCAAGAGCAAAAAAGCAGCCCGAAGGCTGCTTCTTGATGCCAATCCGAAGAAGGATTGGAGCGGGCGAAGAGGATCGAACTCTCGACATCGACCTTGGCAAGGTCGCGCTCTACCGCTGAGCTACGCCCGCTTATCCGTTGGCAAGTCCGTGTCCGAAGACCGTGTCTCGCCGCGAGAGCGGCCTTATAGACGGAAGGCCGTTTTCATTGCAAGCGCCTTTTTTCGGAATCCTGTGAAAAACTTTCGCAAAGTTTACAGCGTCGCCGGCCAAACCTACAGCATGGCGGGAATGACGCGGTCGGGCGGGCGGTGGCCGTCCTGATGAGTCTTGATGTTGAGGATCACCCGGTCGCCCATGTCCTGACGCGCCTCGATGGTGGAAGACGCCATATGCGGCAGCAGGACCGCATTGGGCAGACCGATCAGTTCCGGATTGATCGCCGGTTCGCGTTCATAGACATCGAGCCCCACGCCGGCGATCAGCTTGGCGCGCAGCATGGCGGCCAGAGCCTGTTCATCGACAATCTGGCCGCGCGCCGTATTGACCAGGATAGCGTGCGGCTGGAGCTTCGCCAGACGTTCGGCGCTGAGCAGGTGCTTGGTGCCTTCGCCGCCGGGCGCATTGATGGAGATAACGTCCATGCGCGCCAGCATCTGGTCGAGATCGTCCCAGTAGGTGGCGCCCAGTTCATCAGAGATGCGCGTCGAGACCGGCTTGCGGTTATGATAATGCACGCTCATGCCGAAGGCGCGCGCGCGGCGAGCCAGGGCCTGGCCGATGCGGCCCATGCCGACAATGCCGAGGCGCTTGCCGAAGATGCGGCGGCCGAGCATGAAGGTGGGCGACCAGGCCGAGAACTCGCCCTTCTGCACCAGTTCGGCGCCTTCAACGAAGCGGCGCGACACGGCCATGATCAGGCCCATGGTCATTTCGGCCGTATCCTCGGTCAGCACGCCCGGCGTGTTGGTGACCATGATGCCGCGTTCGGTGGCGGCATGGATGTCGATATGTTCGTGGCCGACGCCGAAATTGGCGATCATCTTGAGGCGATCGCCGCAATGGGCGAAGAAGTCGGCATCGATCCGGTCATTGATTGAGGTGACCAGCACGTCGGTATCTTTGGCGGCCTCCAGAATCTGTTCCGGCGGCATGGGGGTCATGTGCAGCCACAATGTGGTATTGAACAGCTCGCGCATCCGCGTTTCGACCGCGTCAGGCAGCTTGATGGTAAGGACGACCTTGAGTTTTGCAGCGCTCATAAATGCCTTTATTCGTTTTAGGTTATCGTCGGCGCCGCAGAATTCTTTCCCGAAACCCTGAGCCGCCGCCGGGCTTGGATGCCCGCGTATGTTATGTGCCAGAGCGGGATCTGTTTTGATGGAATCAAAACTCCCGCGCTGGGTTTTTGCTTTGTCGCGCAATTTATCCGAAAAGTGGTTTCCACTTTATCGGATTGCGCTTACCCCGGCGAATTCATATTCGGTTAACCAAATCTGAACCCTTAGTGGCAATCATGCGGGTCTGATATCTCCGGCCAGGCCGTGGAACCATCCCATCCCCATAAACATCAGCCAGATATGCGTCCGACCGTGTTCACAGCTTTTCCCGACATAAACGTTTTCTCCCGGCCTTTTCAAGCGTTTTGGCGGCAGCGCGTGCTTATGTTGGCGACGCTCGCGGCTTTGGGCGCGGGCATGGTGAGCGGACCGGTTCATGCCGGGGATCAGGCTTTCGATACGCCCTCCGGCCTGCAGGTGCCGCGCTGGGCCATGCTGCGCCGTAACGAGGTCTATGCGCGCAATGGCCCCAGCAAGGATAATCGCGTCGTCTGGACCTATCGTCAGGCGCAATTGCCGGTGCAGATCATTTCCGAAACGCGCGACTGGCGCCTGGTTTGCGATCCGGATGGCGGCGTCGCCTGGGTCAGCCGCACCATGCTTCAGGCCCAGAAAACCGTGCTCAGCCCGGCCGGACAGAAGCTCCAGATGCGGCAAAGTCCTGACGAAAAAGGCCGACATCAAGGCTATATTGAAGCCGAGGGCGCTGGCCTCTCTCGACAAGTGCAAAAAAGGCTGGTGCCGCATTTCTGCCGCCGGCCAGACGGGCTGGGTGCCGGAGCAGTCCCTGTGGGGCACGCAGACCGCCGCTGTCTGCAAACGGCCGGATCCCTTTGCGGCACGCTAGATACCTGATTAAATTGCCCGGTAACCGTTCGTAATTCCCTCAAAAGGGTTGAGCCGGCGCGCCGCATCATGTAACGCATCATTTTTTAATGTTACACGCATTGGCGATGACGGATTGGTCAGGCCGATGCTGCGGAGCCCTTTAACTGATGACCGAACGCCCTTCCTCCTTTTCGTATGAAGACCTGCTGTCCTGCGGGCGCGGCGACATGTTCGGTCCGGGCAATGCCCAGCTTCCCGCCCCGCCGATGCTGATGTTCGACCGCATTGTCCAGATCAGCGAAACCGGCGGCGCTTTCGGCAAGGGCTATATCGAGGCCGAACTCGACATCAATCCGGACCTGTGGTTCTTCGCCTGCCACTTCATTGGTGATCCGGTCATGCCGGGTTGCCTGGGTCTGGACGCCATGTGGCAGCTCGTCGGCTTCTTCCTCGGCTGGAAGGGCAATCCCGGTCGCGGCCGCGCGCTTGGCGTCGGCGAAGTGAAGTTTACCGGCCAGGTGACCCCGGATGTAAAGAAAGTGACCTACAAGATCGATATGAAGCGCGTCATGTCGGGCAAACTGATCATGGGTATCGGCGACGGGGTTGTCGAAGCCGATGGCAAGCTTATTTATCAGGCATCGGGTCTGCGCGTTGGCCTGTTCGATGCCAAGGAACTGGGTTAAGCCTCGCGCAGAAGAGGCCGTACGTATTGCTGCAGGACTAACAGGTAGGATATTACATGCGTAGAGTCGTGATTACAGGGCTGGGGATTGTGTCTTCCATTGGCCTGGGCGCCGATGAGGTCACGCAGTCGCTGAAAGAGGCACGCTCCGGCATTGTTGCCGCTGAAGATTATGTGCGCCTGGGCTTCAAGTGCCAGGTTCATGCGCCGCCGAAGGTTGATGACTGGCAGGCCCTGATCGACCGCCGCGCCGCGCGCTTCCTGTCGCCTGGCCCGGCCTATGGCCATATCGCCATGGAGCAGGCGATTGCCTCGTCGGGCCTGGAAAAGAACGACATTTCCAACGAACGCACCGGCATCATTTTCGGTGCCGGTGGTCCCTCCACCAGCGCCATCGTGGCGGCGGCGGATGTAACGCGCGAAAAGACCTCGCCCAAGCGCATCGGGCCATTCGCCGTTCCCAAGGCCATGTCGTCCGGTCCGTCGGCCGTGCTGGCCACCTGGTTCGAGATTCGCGGCATCAACTATTCGATCTCCTCGGCCTGTGCCACCTCGGTCCACTGTATCGGGGCTGCGGCAGAGCAGATCATCATGGGCAAGCAGGACGTGATGTTCGCCGGCGGCACCGAGGAACTCGACTGGACGCTCAGCGACATGTTCGATGCCATGGGGGCCATGTCGTCCAACTTTAATGACCGCCCGGCCATCGCCTCGCGTGCCTATGACCGCGACCGCGACGGCTTTGTCATCGCCGGCGGCGCCGGCATGGTGGTTCTGGAAGAATATGAGCGCGCGAAAGCCCGTGGCGCCAATATCATCGCCGAAGTGGTCGGTTACGCCGCTAACTCGGATGGGTACGACATGGTCGCGCCGTCGGGCGAAGGTGCTGCCCGCTGCATGAAGATCGCGCTGGCCGAAGCGAAAGGCCGCAAGGTTGACTATCTCAATCCGCACGGCACCTCGACGCCGGTGGGCGATGAAAAGGAAATGGGCGCGGTGCGTGATGTCTTCGGTGCCAACAGCCCGATGATTTCCTCCACCAAGTCGCTGACCGGCCATAGCTTGGGCGCTGCCGGTGCGCAGGAAGCCATCTACTGCCTGCTGATGATGCAGAACGGTTTCGCCGCCGAGAGCGCACATATCGACAATCTCGATCCGGCCTTTGACGGCATGAACATCCTGCGCAAGCGCCATGACGGCCCGATCGGCACGATCATGTCGAACTCGTTCGGCTTTGGCGGCACCAACGGCTCCATCATCTTATCTCAAACTGATCTCTAAGGACGACCGCATGGCTGACGACTGGAACTTCCCCAAGGGCGAACTCATGAAGGGCAAGAAGGGCCTCGTCATGGGCGTGGCCAATGACAAGTCCATCGCCTGGGGCATCGCCTCGCAACTGGCCGCCCAGGGCGCTGAAATGGCCTTTTCCTATCTCGGTGAAAGTCTGCTGCGCCGCGTCGAACCGCTGGCGACCTCTATCGGCGTCAAGCACCTGATCGAATGCGACGTCACCTCGGACGACTCGATGGATGCCGCCTTTGCCAAACTGAAAGAAGTTTACGGCGAGATCGATTTCGTCATCCACTCGGTCGCCTTCGCCAACAAGAACGAACTGCAGGGCTCGTTCGTCGAGAACACCACGCGCGAAGGCTTCCTGCTGGCGCTGAACGTCTCGGCCTTCTCGTTCGTCGATGTGTCGCGCCGTGCCGCCGAACTTATGCCGAATGGCGGCTCACTAGTGACGCTCACCTATCTCGGCGCCGAGCGCGTCATTCCGAACTACAACACCATGGGCGTGGCCAAGGCGGCGCTGGAAGCCTCGACACGCTATATCGCCCGCGACCTGGGACCGAAGGGCATCCGTGTCAATGCCATCTCGGCCGGCGCCATGCGCACGCTTTCGCTGGCCGGCATCTCCGGTGGTCGCGGCCTACATGCCAAGTCGGGTCAGTTCTCGCTGATGAAGCAGGAAACCTCGATGGAAGGCGTGGCCGGCGCGGCCTTGTGGCTGGCCTCCGATCTCGGCTTCTCGACCACCGGCGAAGTGGTTCATGTCGATGCCGGCTTCCATGTGGTTGGTTTACCCGAAGACATCGAGGCATAAAATCGCGGTCTTTGGCCCATTGGTGCGTCGGCGTCGCTGGCCCGTATCAATATACGGGCGGCGCTAGCCTCCTGCCACTGGACTCAAATCTCACGATTTTGGGTATGGGGATTTAGTCTATGAGCCAGTTCAGTCTCGCGCCTTCACTTGACGATATCGAAACGATCGCCCGGGCAGCACTGAAACGGCTGCCCGAACCGTTTGCGGGCTATCTGAAAGGTGTGGTGCTGATCGTCGAGGACTTTCCGTCCGAGGACTTGCTCGATCAACTGCAAATCGAGAATGCCTACGAACTGACCGGGCTCTATACCGGTCGCCCGGCAGAACTTGAGGCCATGACCGGCGATCTGCCGCCGATGATCCACCTGTTCCGGCGGGCGATCATCGATGAATGGGCTGACGGTGGCGTCACACTGGAAGACCTTGTCAGCCATATTCTGATCCACGAGACCGGTCACCATTTTGGTCTGAGTGACGACGACATGGAATGGCTGGAAGGCGAACTGAAGACAGCCTAACGGCTGTGTGCCACTACCCAGTCGGTGATGATTTTCAAGGCCACGGGCGACACGGTTTCCTCGATATGCTCATATTCCGAAGGCGCCCCGGTTGTGGCGGTCTGGAGGATATGGTTGAGGCCGGGCAGTTCCGCGACGGTTGCGTCCGGATTGTTTTTTAAAGCTTCCCGGATCGCTGCCAGATCTTCCTTCGGTGACACACTGGGTGTCGAGCGCGCCATTGATTGCCAGTACCGGCACCTTGACCTTTTCGAGCATGGGCCGAGGATCAGAGCGGATGAATTCGTAAAACCAGGGTGTTGTGACCCCTGGCAAAGGCCGCATCGGCCTCGGCCTGCGTCATCTGCCCGGTGGCGACCAGATCGGTGGCCATGGTGGCGGCTTTTGCCTTCGCGTCATCGAGGCTTCCGGCCGATTTGATCATGTCAAACGCCGCCTTGTTGATCTTTTCTGCGGCGACGATGGTGGCTTCCGGCTGACCCGCCGCGCGGGCGATGGCGGCCTGCTGCAACAACAGGATCTGATCGCCGGGCAGGCCGGGGCCGGCCATCAGTACGATAAAGCTGACCGACGGATCGTTCACAGCCACGGCGGGCGCGATCAGTCCGCCTTCGGAATGGCCAATGAGGCCGACATGCGCTTTGTCGACTTCTGGGCGTGCCTTCAGCCAGTTCACGGCGGCGATGGCGTCGGTGGTGAAATCCGTCGTTGTCGCCGTTGCATAGTCGCCGGTGGATTGGCCAATGCCGCGCTTGTCATAGCGCAGCACGGCGATGCCGGCGCGATTGAGCGCATCGGCCAGCACCAGAAACACCTTGTGGCCGAAGACGTTTTCAACACGCGTCTGCGGCCCGGATCCGGCGATCAGTACGACGGCGGGGAAGGGGCCTTTGCCCTCAGGCACGCTGAATGTGCCGGCCAGTTTGACACCGGCTACGCTGTCAAAGGCGACTTCCGAAACCGTGTAGGGGCGCGGCCCGGCCGTGATGGCGTCTTCCTGCGGACGTTTCGGCGCATCGGTGACCACCTTGCCGTCGACCAGCCGCTTTAGCACCAGCGGCATGGCCTGGCCTTGAGTCCAGGTGCCGACCCAGGCCTGTTTCGTCTCGTCCCATTGGGCGTCATAGCTGCCGTTGATCCTGGTGATGGCGAAAGCGAGGTGATCCGGCGCAGCCGTTACCGTATCGGCCGGCAGAACGAACGTGCCCTGATCCGGACTCTCCAACGTGGCGCTGTACTGGCTCTGATCGTCCATTTTGATATGGACGATGATGTGCAACTGCCCCATCAGCAGCCCGCCCCAGTCGCCGGCAGGGTCTTCTGCGAACGCGGGCACGGCAACAACCAGGGCCAGACAGGCACTGAGCAGCGATGGTATCTTTTTCATGGTATTCCCCTCCCAATATATTTCGCTATATAGCGAATTAATCAAAGGTTGTCCATGGGGTCGGTGTCGCTATTCCCGGTCAGGACGTCCCTTGAGACCCTTGAGCGCCAGAACCAGGCTGAAGCGCGCCAGCCAGGCGTCGATCACCGCTATGGCAAACAGGACCGGATAGAGCCCGTTTCTCAGACGCTCGGAACCGGGCCAGAGATCGATCAGTTCCGGCCGGGCGAATTTGAGCAGCAGGCAGGCGATGGCGCCGATCGTGGTGGCGCCGAATACGAGGAAGGCAATCAGGCCCAGGGTAGCGATCAGGCTTTGCCCGGCCACGCCAAAAAGGGTTTTGGCCATTGTCAGGGCGCGGCGGCTGTCCAGCGCCTGGGTCAGGGCGTGATCGTCGAGAAAGGCGCGGGCATAGTGTTCGGCCTTGCCGAAGCCGGCCAGGGCCGAGGTGGCGCTGAGGCCCGCGGCCACACGTTCTTCCAGATGGGCGCGTGCCTCGAAAACGATGTCCTCGCGTTCTGATGCGGGCAGAGGGGCCAACACCTGTTCGAGATAGCCCAGCCAGGTATTGATGTCGGTTTCGTCCTGCGCACCCATTTCAGTTTCCCCTCTTCAGAAAGGCATTCAGGCGTTCGGTCATTTCCAGCCAGATGTCGCCCTGGGCCTTGAGTTCCGTCGCCCCAGCCGGCGTCAGGCCGTAATATTTGCGCGGATGGCTGGCGTCGGCCTCATGCCGCCATTCGGATTTGATCAGACCTGCCTTTTCCAGCCGGTGCAGCAGCGGGTAGAGCGTGCCTTCCGACAGGTCGAGTCCGGCTTCCTCATGCAGGCCGTCGAGGATTTTCAGGCCGTATTGCGTGCCATCCTGCAACAGACGCATCAGGGCCAGTTCCAGGACGCCCTTGTACATCTGGGTGCGGCGGCTTTCCGGTGTCTTGTCGGCGGCGGGCGGCACTTGAGTCTTTCATGACCAGTTGCTTTGTCATGCAAGGCATATGCCCGAATGGTGTTTCAGGCAAGTCATTTATGGCATTACTGGTTTTTATACAGTCGGCCTTTTTCTGCGGCGGCGATCAGGATAAAGGCCAGAACGCCGCAGATCAGGGCGGACAGAGGCAGCCAGTAGATATGTCCGGTCCAGCCGGCGCCGATGAAACCGGAGACGAAAGCCCCGCCCACCGTGGTGATCACGCCCTGCAGCGAGGCGGCGGTGCCCGCTACGTGCCCGACCTTTTCCATGGCTACGGCCGAGAAATTGGAGGTCGACAGCGACATCAGGCCCATGGTCAGGGCCTGCAACAGGGTGAAGCTGAGGATGGTTTCGCGGCCGCTCCATGCCCAGGCCATGTGAATGGCGGTGACCACCAGGTAACCGGTCAGGGCGGTATGCGAAATGCGTTTTGTGCCGAGCCGTTCCACCAGCGAGGCATTCAGTGCCGAGGCCGCGCCCATGGTGCCGGCGCAGGCGGCGAAAATGCCGGCCATCAGGTGCGGCTTGTGAAAAACCTCGGCGAAGATCTGGGGCATCAGAGAGACATAGGCCAAAAGCCCGCCGATCAGGCACATGATGGCGACCGAATAAAAAATTGAGCCGGGTTCGGTGATGACGAAAAAGCCGACCCGTTTCAGGTGCGCCAGATCGGGGCGATGGCGATTGTCCGGGTTCAGGGTTTCCGGCAGGCGTATCCACGCCCAGAGGGCGGTAGCGGCGCCCAGGCCGGCCATGATCAGGAAGATGGCGCGCCATGGCCAGACCAGCAGGACAAGCTGGCCCAGGCTCGGCGCCAGGATCGGCACCAGCAGGAAGACGACGAAACTGATCGACAGGACCTTGGCCATCTGCGGGCCGCTGTAAAGATCGCGGATGATCGAACGCGTCACCACGCCCGTGGTGGCGACGGCAAAGCCCTGGAAGAGTCGTAAAACCAGCAGGAAGGCGAAGTTCTGGCTGGTGGCGGCGATCAGGCCGAAGATGACATAGACTATCACCCCGGCGATCAGGACGCGTTTGCGGCCCAGCCAGTCGGAAAGAACCCCGAAGCACAGTTGACCCAGGCCCATGCCGAGGAAATAGATCGAGACGATCCATTGCAGATGGTTCTCGACGTGGACATGCAGGTCGGCGCCGATGACCGGCAGGGCGGGCAGCATGGAATCGATGCCGAGGGCGCCCAGCGCCATCAGCGAGGCGATCAGGGCGACAAATTCGGCGAAATGGGGTTTTCTGGTTTCGGCGGAAACGGGCATGGCGCTGCCTATAGGCGCTTTATATTGCGCTTGCGAGGGGAATTGACGCCGGAAACAACAAAACTCACTCAATCACCGGAAAGAGGCAGGGTCAGCACAGGTTTTGGTGGCAGCCATCGTCAAATCGAACAAGAACAGCGCCCGGTAATTACGCTCTTCGGCAGCTTAAAATGTACAATACATTTTGCAGGCTCTACCATCGGGGGCAGGCCGCGGTCAGTAACCAGCCATTAAGGTGAGCTTGAGATAACGGCAGTCTGTTTTAAAAACGGTCGAGTCGCATAAAAATGAGCCGGTTCCATGTTGAGGAAAATCACTCTGCCGGTGGATACGGTGCGCCGTTTGTTTACGGCCTCGTTTTGACCCTTGTCATCCTGGCCGCCTATTTCATGCCGCGCGCCGATTCCGATGTGGCTGTCCTTGTGTCGCCCTTCGCCGGTCGCTCGGCGGCAGGTAACGCTGTGGCGCGGGCTGACGGCCTGGTGGTCGATAGCGGTCGCTGGCCGTTCATTCTGCTGGCCCGTCCGGCGGCAACTCACGACGTCAATTTTTCCGCCCGGCTCTACAAGACCGGCGCGCTCATCGTCTTTAATCCGGGCGTCATGGCCGGTTGTTTCAAAAAGGGTTGAACATGCAGGGGCTGTATGATCTGCGCCGCCGTTTCGGAACGTTTCTGATCGGCTTTATCTGGTTCAATGTCGCACTCATTACGGCGGCGACCTTGGGCCTGCATCACGCCAACGGCATGGTCGCCACAGGCGGGGCGGTCATCCTGGCGGCCGGCGCGACCTTCTACTGGCTGCGTCATCGGGCCGGCGTCAATACGCGGGTCATCACCTCCATGGCGCTGGCCGGACTGATCTGCCTTCTGGTGTTCGCCTTCCAGGGGCATCCGTTCCAGATCGACATGCACATGTATTTCTTTGCCGCCCTGGCGCTGATTGCCGGCTGGTGCGAATGGCGGGCGCTGGTGGCTTTTGCCGGCGTAGTGGCGGTGCATCACCTGGCGCTGAATTTCATTCTTCCGGCGGCCGTTTTCCCCAGCGCCAGCAGCGAAATTTCACGAGTCTTGCTGCACGCCGTTGTGCTTGTCCTCCAGACCGGCGTGCTGATCTGGGTGGTGCGCAATCTCGAAATCCGTTTCCAGTCCACCGATGACGCCCTGGCCGCCGCCCAGGCCGCCGAGGAGGCTGCGCAAAATCTGACGCAACAACAGATTACCGCCCGCGAACAGGAAGCGCGGGAACACGCCCGCCAGAATACACTGTCGGAAGCGTTTATTGCCCGTATGCAGACACGCATCCAGGGCCTGCGCAGCGATTCCGAACATCTGGCGAATACGGCAGACATCCTGTCCCAAGCTGTCCACGATACCACGCATGTTGCGCAATCGGTAGTGGAAGAGGCCCGTGCCACCTCGCACAGCGTCGAGACGGTCGCCTCCGGTGCCGAGGAGCTGGCGGCTTCGGTGCGTGAAATTCAGTCCCAGGTCCATCATTCCGCCGAAGTGGCGCAGGTTGCGGCGCGCGAAGCGGTCAGCACCCAGCAGAATGTGGCGCAACTGTCCCCTGGCGGCGCAGAAGATCGGCGACGTCATCGAGCTGATCCGTGCCATCGCCAGCCAGACCAACCTGCTGGCGCTGAACGCCACGATTGAAGCTGCAAGGGCGGGCGAAGCGGGCAAGGGCTTTGCCGTTGTGGCCACCGAGGTCAAGACGCTGGCGGCACAGACAGCGAAAGCGACCGATGAGATTGAGGCATCCGTCAGCGATATCCGCCATTCCACCGAGGTGACCGTTGAATCGATCTCCGCCATTCTGGGGACGATCAACAGCATTTGCGATGCCACGGCATCTATCGCCAGTGCGGTGGAGCAGCAGGGCATGTCGACGCGCGATATCGCCGACAATACCCACCGGGCAGCCCGCGGCACCTCGCGTGTCACGGAAAGCATAGAGACCGTCCACGCCACGGCCGACAAATCGGAAGCGGTATCGGCACAGCTCAAGACCATGTCCGACACCTTGCTGGCCGCTTCAGCGGACATGCGCAGCGAAATCGAGACCTTTTTCTCGGACGTAAAGGCGGCTTGATCAGCCGTCCTGTCGGACGTTCCAATCAAGTTTTTTTGAAGAGATACGCCGCATAAGCGACGGCACGCGCTTGCGCTTGTCAAAATTCGAAACCGAATTTTGGAGGGTTATTTCGCGCGATAATCGGCGATCACCTCGCCCACCGCGGCGATTTCGGCCTCGTGCGGGGCGTCGCGTTCGGTTTCGGCTATGCCAGCCTCGTACCAGTCTTTCATGGCGGGATGTTGCAGCATGAAATCGACATACGCGCGCGCCTCCCTGCTGAGATCGAAGCCCACGCCATAGGTCTGGATACGGAAGACGACCGGCGCATAGAAGGCGTCCACCGCCGTAAAGGTGCTGCCGGCGATATACGGGCCGCCGAAATTCGTGAAGCCATAGCGCCAGATATCATCGATGCGCGCCAGGTCGCGGATCAGGGCTGGCGGTGTGTCGAACATCTTGACTCGGACGCCGACATTCATCGAGCACAGGCTGCGCAGGGCGCTGAAACCGGAATGCATTTCCGCGGCGGCGGAGCGGGCGAAGCTGCGCGCTTCTCGGCTGGCGGGCCAGACGCTGGGATGGTCTTCATAGACGTGTTCGGCAATCGCCAGGGAGTCCCAGATCGTCTGCTTGCCGTCGATCAGGGCCGGCACCAGGGCGGTGGGAGAGAATGACTTGAAGGCGCTGTTGTCGGGCGTGAAATAATGCTGGTGCTCGATGAAGGGAATATCCAGCGCCTTCAGCAGCACCCAGGGGCGCAGCGACCACGACGAATAGTTCTTGTTGCCGATATGCAGTTCATATTGGGGCATGGGTTGTTCTTTCCAAA
This sequence is a window from Asticcacaulis sp.. Protein-coding genes within it:
- the fabB gene encoding beta-ketoacyl-ACP synthase I, with the translated sequence MRRVVITGLGIVSSIGLGADEVTQSLKEARSGIVAAEDYVRLGFKCQVHAPPKVDDWQALIDRRAARFLSPGPAYGHIAMEQAIASSGLEKNDISNERTGIIFGAGGPSTSAIVAAADVTREKTSPKRIGPFAVPKAMSSGPSAVLATWFEIRGINYSISSACATSVHCIGAAAEQIIMGKQDVMFAGGTEELDWTLSDMFDAMGAMSSNFNDRPAIASRAYDRDRDGFVIAGGAGMVVLEEYERAKARGANIIAEVVGYAANSDGYDMVAPSGEGAARCMKIALAEAKGRKVDYLNPHGTSTPVGDEKEMGAVRDVFGANSPMISSTKSLTGHSLGAAGAQEAIYCLLMMQNGFAAESAHIDNLDPAFDGMNILRKRHDGPIGTIMSNSFGFGGTNGSIILSQTDL
- a CDS encoding SH3 domain-containing protein, with protein sequence MAASPGSAAPCFRPRKPCSARPDRSSRCGKVLTKKADIKAILKPRALASLDKCKKGWCRISAAGQTGWVPEQSLWGTQTAAVCKRPDPFAAR
- a CDS encoding DUF1700 domain-containing protein codes for the protein MGAQDETDINTWLGYLEQVLAPLPASEREDIVFEARAHLEERVAAGLSATSALAGFGKAEHYARAFLDDHALTQALDSRRALTMAKTLFGVAGQSLIATLGLIAFLVFGATTIGAIACLLLKFARPELIDLWPGSERLRNGLYPVLFAIAVIDAWLARFSLVLALKGLKGRPDRE
- a CDS encoding enoyl-ACP reductase, with translation MADDWNFPKGELMKGKKGLVMGVANDKSIAWGIASQLAAQGAEMAFSYLGESLLRRVEPLATSIGVKHLIECDVTSDDSMDAAFAKLKEVYGEIDFVIHSVAFANKNELQGSFVENTTREGFLLALNVSAFSFVDVSRRAAELMPNGGSLVTLTYLGAERVIPNYNTMGVAKAALEASTRYIARDLGPKGIRVNAISAGAMRTLSLAGISGGRGLHAKSGQFSLMKQETSMEGVAGAALWLASDLGFSTTGEVVHVDAGFHVVGLPEDIEA
- a CDS encoding D-glycerate dehydrogenase; this encodes MSAAKLKVVLTIKLPDAVETRMRELFNTTLWLHMTPMPPEQILEAAKDTDVLVTSINDRIDADFFAHCGDRLKMIANFGVGHEHIDIHAATERGIMVTNTPGVLTEDTAEMTMGLIMAVSRRFVEGAELVQKGEFSAWSPTFMLGRRIFGKRLGIVGMGRIGQALARRARAFGMSVHYHNRKPVSTRISDELGATYWDDLDQMLARMDVISINAPGGEGTKHLLSAERLAKLQPHAILVNTARGQIVDEQALAAMLRAKLIAGVGLDVYEREPAINPELIGLPNAVLLPHMASSTIEARQDMGDRVILNIKTHQDGHRPPDRVIPAML
- a CDS encoding multidrug effflux MFS transporter — translated: MPVSAETRKPHFAEFVALIASLMALGALGIDSMLPALPVIGADLHVHVENHLQWIVSIYFLGMGLGQLCFGVLSDWLGRKRVLIAGVIVYVIFGLIAATSQNFAFLLVLRLFQGFAVATTGVVTRSIIRDLYSGPQMAKVLSISFVVFLLVPILAPSLGQLVLLVWPWRAIFLIMAGLGAATALWAWIRLPETLNPDNRHRPDLAHLKRVGFFVITEPGSIFYSVAIMCLIGGLLAYVSLMPQIFAEVFHKPHLMAGIFAACAGTMGAASALNASLVERLGTKRISHTALTGYLVVTAIHMAWAWSGRETILSFTLLQALTMGLMSLSTSNFSAVAMEKVGHVAGTAASLQGVITTVGGAFVSGFIGAGWTGHIYWLPLSALICGVLAFILIAAAEKGRLYKNQ
- a CDS encoding metallopeptidase family protein — translated: MSQFSLAPSLDDIETIARAALKRLPEPFAGYLKGVVLIVEDFPSEDLLDQLQIENAYELTGLYTGRPAELEAMTGDLPPMIHLFRRAIIDEWADGGVTLEDLVSHILIHETGHHFGLSDDDMEWLEGELKTA
- a CDS encoding alpha/beta fold hydrolase, whose translation is MKKIPSLLSACLALVVAVPAFAEDPAGDWGGLLMGQLHIIVHIKMDDQSQYSATLESPDQGTFVLPADTVTAAPDHLAFAITRINGSYDAQWDETKQAWVGTWTQGQAMPLVLKRLVDGKVVTDAPKRPQEDAITAGPRPYTVSEVAFDSVAGVKLAGTFSVPEGKGPFPAVVLIAGSGPQTRVENVFGHKVFLVLADALNRAGIAVLRYDKRGIGQSTGDYATATTTDFTTDAIAAVNWLKARPEVDKAHVGLIGHSEGGLIAPAVAVNDPSVSFIVLMAGPGLPGDQILLLQQAAIARAAGQPEATIVAAEKINKAAFDMIKSAGSLDDAKAKAATMATDLVATGQMTQAEADAAFARGHNTLVLRIHPL
- the fabA gene encoding 3-hydroxyacyl-[acyl-carrier-protein] dehydratase FabA: MTERPSSFSYEDLLSCGRGDMFGPGNAQLPAPPMLMFDRIVQISETGGAFGKGYIEAELDINPDLWFFACHFIGDPVMPGCLGLDAMWQLVGFFLGWKGNPGRGRALGVGEVKFTGQVTPDVKKVTYKIDMKRVMSGKLIMGIGDGVVEADGKLIYQASGLRVGLFDAKELG
- a CDS encoding helix-turn-helix transcriptional regulator, with translation MPPAADKTPESRRTQMYKGVLELALMRLLQDGTQYGLKILDGLHEEAGLDLSEGTLYPLLHRLEKAGLIKSEWRHEADASHPRKYYGLTPAGATELKAQGDIWLEMTERLNAFLKRGN